A segment of the Hemicordylus capensis ecotype Gifberg chromosome 6, rHemCap1.1.pri, whole genome shotgun sequence genome:
TACAATGCCCACCCTTCTAGTCTCTcacccatatgcaaccagggcaggccccaCTCAATTAGCTGTAGCCAGAGGCACAAAACCTGACCTGCAGCCTCACttgtaaatgcaaaccagggtacaccctgcttagcaaaaggctgCAGTGCATGCCAGCTACCTCAGGGCCAGCTATCCTTCTGCACTTATATTTGCTCTGATCCAGGGCACCCCCGGGCGGCATGTGGGATTATGTTCTActgcacaaccaccctgcaaggcAAGCCACTTATCTTGTATTGGGAACAGCAATTGCAAACTCTGATAGAACACTTACTCAACACACTAGCATTTCACATTGCACACCACGAACAATAACCCAAACCAAATTCTTCCACTTGACTCTTAAGAGTCAGCAAGTACCCTCTGCTGCAAAATTAGGCCAAAAGAAACTTGGGTAAAGGTCTTCCTTTAGGAAACCTAATACCACATGGAACATGAGCCCAGGAGCCTCTAAGGCTCAGCCATAGTGTCTTAAGGCCAAAGCCCCCAGTCAGCCAGCTTATCACCCGAGGGAAAATGGGAGGCACCCTCTGCAATCCTTAAGGGCCCCCAAACGCCCTAGGGCTAGGCCAGGCACACCACCCAAGAGGCTATCACCCCCTCTGTGCCTCTGCCCACCTGCACCAAAGCAAAAGCCTATACAGCCCACCACAGTGGGCTGCTGCACCCATGGGCCTCCCTGGCCCTCGCACCATCAGGCCGCGGCCCTGGCACAGCCCTCCCACTGGAGGCTCTCCCCTTTATTGGGCCCCCATGGTCTGCAAGCAACTGGGCTGAAGCCTCAAACCGGGGTGCCGCCGCACCAATCGAAGGAACTTCCTTAGAgctccaccaccactgccgcctcctccatGCTGCTGCCAAGCCTGAAGGCAGGTGCGCTATCATGCCTCGGGCCGCCTGGAGGAGCTGCATGAgcgaggagctggaggaggaggagctgcacaAACAAGCTGCTCTCTGAACGAAAGCAAATGCTGGACTGAATGTTTGGGGCGGAGAGCTGCTGGAGCAGCCATGCTAGCCCCGCCCCCATCAAGGCCCCTGGCCAATATGgccacacattgagatcatcaggagaggtccgtctgcatttgcctgtcctgaggctttggaatgcgctccctagtgaaataagagcctccccatttctgacagctttttaaaagtctttaaagatgcatctgttcgcCCAGgcatttaactgatattgttttaattgtttttaatgttgttttagaatattgttttaaaaacatttaaattgttgtgttttaaatttctttgtgtgtgtgtgtaactaatgttttacttttgtttttatcttgttgtaaaccacccagagacataagttttgggcggtatagaaatgtgtttaaaaaaatcaatgtgttaaattaattaattaattaattaattaattaatgcaatctctaagcctggagatgcaagccAACAGGAATGGAGACAGGCAGAACAAGCATAGCTGATAACATTTCCCTCCATTGATGCCTCAGCACTCTGGAGGCATCACCTTTAGAGAGGGAGTTCTGTGGACTTATGAGAGCGCACTTTAAGGTCCTGCCAACAAGCAGGTGAAGCCAATTACTATTCAAATCTCTTTACGGGCATCTGTTTACTCTCTAGCAGTTACTTAAGGCACCTGTGAATTCTCGAcgtatgtgtgagtgtgtgtgaggtATGTGTGAGTGGAGTTCCTGTAATGGCGGGAGGGGGTTAATATCAAGAGGGAAAGTTTAGTTGAGAGGAGGATTATGAGCAAAGGGATAGCACATTTCTCTGAGAAATAAATGTGAGAGATAAATATTTTGGTCTTTAACTAATCATACTAACAAAATATTAACCAACTactaatttaaaagtttaaatgaATACACGTGTTGAATAACAAATATTAAACATTTCTAAGAATTACTAACACTTTTAAGGTAACTTTTCATAAAACTAGGCTTCTCCCACACCTGCATGAGGGAGAATTCTTCTATAAAATAAGGCATAAGGTTCAACCCAGCCTGGTTCTTCTTGTGATTACAGCTCTTCTTACAGCCCCTGTGCTAGCAATTCCTCAGCTCTAGATCTCCAGTTATGTCTTCAGAGAGATCCtccctcctcttttccaaactgcacACTGACTTTCGCCAGGAATTTAACTTCTTCCAGGCCTCTCCTGAAGATTGAATCTCTCTACAATATCAtgctctctctatatatacatatttttgccCCCCAAGTTTTTCAAACCATCCAATTAGAACAATTCAAGGCTCACTCCATTTTTTGATCAtatcctttccctccaaaacccaACTGTCAACTGATATTCTAAATgtgaaaccaaaacaaaacaaaacacaggcaTGAACTTTGGCCCAACCAACCAGCATTCTAACACAttttgaggtgattctcatgatcaccgaaaagtgggctaaggaagcctagcccgctttctggcaACCATGAGAACCAtggggctcgcagctgagcccagtagTTTTCAAGAGGGTCACCTGCTAAAAcaaccctccccttagccgaggttagcggaacaagtgctctgctaacccctctttttttattgtgagttgccgcagtgcgggtccacaccgcagcaactcaaGAGGAAACCCCCTgtggggaggctaaatgcagcctcccggctcgagggtctctctagcatgctctgtgcactcacacagggcatgctggaactcaaGGCCCCAACTCCGTATCAtggctggcagttgtgtgggtggccggccaagcccgctctcctcgcaagcCCCATCTAGGCAGTTCCCACTGATCTTGGGAACCGCCTCTTTATTCACAATACCGGAAGTGGTTTGTGCCTCATTCCtgcacaccctcacctcttgcatgtgggcttctcagaggcattgggTGGACTACtgactgaaacaggatgctcaatGAGATAGGCCTGAAAGCATCCAACAGAGATGTTTTTATAGTCTTATGAGTGTTTATGCTCATACATTGAATGCTGAAATAGCTGGAATGATTCCCAATTTCTCTATGCAGAATTGCAACGTATGTTATTTCAAGAACAGCAGAGTAATGGTAAAACATTTCCTGACATGTAAAGACACCAAATTGTCATGTGGAAAGCTCCTTTTGTGCAGTTGGGGTGGAGCATAGTAGAATCTGTACATATAGTAAAATAGCATTTAAGTGACAAGAATCCATTTAGATCTCTCCCTGGGATATTTTATTTCTATGAACACTGATCCCctgtcccctgccccagtggAAGGGCATGCAACTCTCACCGATAACGAGAAGTGCTCCCATCCAAGAGTAGCTTAATGGAAGTTGTAGCATCTCAAAATTTCCAGCAGTGATGGCAACTTCTCATGTAATGAATGTTAACTCATTAAGCATGGTTTAGTTCACTAGTAACCCATATATCTCACTATAGATTTACTAGTAAttttaatagtaataaataataggTTTTTTTCAGCTCAAGGGGCTGAGGAGGGGAAAATCCAGGGaaacatttaacaggtgcagcttcccccaTCACTTCTTCTAGATGCTCCTGAGGATTTTCTGCCTGATGAATAATTGCAGGTCACAGGGCTATCACAAAATGCCGCTCATGTAGTAAATGTCTTGCCTGAAATGCATGATTCCTGATAGAGGAAATTAGTTTCCTGTAGAAAGACTATGCCTTTCCTCTGGCTGGATGCTTTATTACTGTTTAAATAATTTTCCCCAAAGGAAACAATTAAATATTTCAGATGCAATCCCAGGatattaatttgtattttaaaatatattctgtATACACTTTGCAGCCAGGGACAAACAGCATTATAAAATGAAATGGGTCCTCTCAGGAATCCAGTTGCTTTTTACTTCAGGAAGGTATAAGTTTCTTTCTTTAAGTATCTAGAaagagggcagggagggaaattAAAGGAGAAATAAGCTGTGAAAACAATATTCCTCATTCTTTTGATTGCATTTCATATGTATGAAGGAATTTTATACAGACCAAACCAAGTTGAGAATCAGAGTGTAAACAGTTTAAGGTAAGTTTTCTGGCAATAAAGAGGTTTCTGAAAAAATATTGTGAGTCTTCCAAAATTTGGAGAGCAAGAGGAGAAAGGGAAAAAAGTATCAATTTGCTGTGCAAGGTGTTGAACAAATAAGACAGGTTGACAGAATGGGAGTCCAGAATAGATAGTAAATGTCTGGCTTGAATAGGAAACATGATAAGCAATAGATAGGATAAATGAGTAATAGGCAGCTGGTTTGTTTGCATCTGGAACAGTGATGAATATTCTTAAACTAGATGGATGCTCAATAGCTATCCACTCTTTAGTTTTAATGGGGAATAAATTGTCTCCAACACAGTAGACTTCAGTGTGATTTTAATCACACTCCACAAACAGAGCTTGATGACTTGCCAACCACAATCTCCTATATGTATGGTGTACATCTCTTGCAGAATTCTGTTCTCAGTTCTATGAAGTCCGACCTCTAAATCAAGTGGTGAAATCTCTGAATATACTAAAAAAGGAAGATTATAGGCAGTCACACATTCTGTACACTTAAGCCACACTCTTCTGCATTTGAATCCCACCAGTGTACAAAAAGGTCAGGAAGTGAACTAAAATGTAAGATAAGATGAAAGAAGCGGATCATAAAAGTCTACGATTCTAAGAAAGACATCTCTACTTCAGCAGATAACACTCTGGAACATGTGATGCCACTTGAACATAGTACATGCTTTCTCATAAAAATTGTACCCCAAGAGAGACACTGAGTACCTGAGATGGGGAGCCAAATACCTTCCCTGCAAACGATACTCACCACCACCTAACCTGCCatcttccccttctcttcctcctctccggAGGCCTTGCCATCCTGTCCTCCATTCTCATTGCTGGGCTGCACCTAGTAGTGAGctatttcctctcctcctccaagaCTTCCTAGATCTGAAAGGAAAGAGGATAATGGAGCTGAAGGGGAAATTtgtggaggagaagagaggagcatTTTGGGTTAAAACTGGGCTAGCTTTCTAGGGGATGAACTTTCACACAGATTAACCCATGCCTTCTGTTTGACTTTGCTGTAATTTCTTTTTTCTTGCAGTATACACTTTTgctgaaaagaaaaatggaaaatcaGACCACAGTGACTTACTTTGTGCTCCTTGGATTTTCATACAGCCCACCAGTCCAGAGTTGCCTCTTCTTGGTGTTTTTGTTTATATATGTGGTAACCCTAATGGGAAATATTGTGATTATGATGGTAATAAGGGGCAACATTCACCTCCACAgccccatgtacttcttcctggGTCATCTGTCTTTTCTTGATGTCTGTTTCTCTTCAGTTACTGTGCCAAGGGTCTTAATGAATTTAGTAACAAGCCGGACAATTTCATACAGTGGCTGCATGGTCCAGACGTTTTTTATCTTTCtcacagcctgcactgaagcatTTCTCCTTGCAGCAATGGCTTATGACCGATATGCTGCCATATGTAAGCCTTTGTATTATGGACAGATCATGAAGGCTGCCTTTTGTAGAGGGCTggtggggggtgcctgggcagtCGGTTTCATACATGGATTAGTAAATACACTGCCTGTACTGAATCTAATGTTCTGTGGTCAAAACATTATCAGACATTTCAGCTGTGAGCTCCCTTCGTTGCTTGCCTTATCCTGCTCAGAAACCTTTATGAATAGGATTACATCTTTCATTACTACCAGCACTGTGGCAGGTTTCACATTCTTCATTATTCTGGTGTCCTATATCCACATTGTCTCTACAGTGCTGAAGATGCAATCAGCAGAAGCTAAACGGAAAACCTTCTCCACCTGCAGCTCCCACCTCATTGTTGTGGTTTTGTTatacagcactggctgctttagGTATATAAGGCCTAACTCGGCCTCCTCAGTCATTGCAGATGAATTCTTTTCCGTCCAGTATAGCATTTCAACCCCCATGCTGAACCCCATTATCTACAGCCTGAAAACAAGAGAAGTGCAAGAAGCCATAAAGAAACTGATGAGGTATACACCACTGGTTTCTCGTGTTCTCTAAAATGGTCAACCGTTAGGCCAATCAATCAATGTAATGGTGAATTACACACTGCGTGGTTGTACGGAATTCTAGACAAATCTTGTCCCCATCTAATTATTTGTATAAATTTCATCTCCGTAAGTTCTGCCATGCCTTTACTCTGGCCCATTTCAATGCGTTACCTTTGGCTGTTTGGGAGGGAAGATTTTGCTGTACTTCGTATTCCCAAAGGCTCTTCTCCTGCTGTTCAGGCATGATTGAGTCAGTAAAGCATGTATTACTTTACTCTATATTTTATAAAGATAGACATCCTCTTCTTATTGGTTCCATTTTGTTACACTATCCAGGCAAGCTGGATGACCTTTATGTAAATCTCCTTCTTTCTGATTCTGATGCTGAGCTTACCTATTGTGTGGCTAAATTTATGTTGtggttaaccacccagagatgaaagtttggggcaaaTTCTGTCCCATTGCCTGCAATGTTAGGAAAAAATTGGTTAACCTTTATGTCGTGTAAGGTATATGCgttattggttggttggtgggATGTTCTAGTATCCTTTAATGTTATTCATTATATTTAGTATTAGAGTACTTTAAGTTGTAACTGCCTGTAACTGTTGATTGTTGTAATTACTGGCTGGTTGTGGACTGTAATAAATGGTGGTGATGGCATTGAATTGACAAACGAAAGCTAAGTAAATTTAAAATCTTGTTGCTTTGCTAGGAGCAAATgtgagtttattattattatttaattcataCTGATTTAAATGATAGTAAACAAAATTAGAGACACCGATACAGTAGAAAAAGCAaatcctatacatatttactcaTACATGCAGCACCTATCTCTTCCCTCCTCTAACTGATTCCACTGCACCTCCTGATGAAATGCATATGTGTTGCAATGCCCATCTGACTCCATTGTCACCAtaccctagcccaagaagacacagaacaAAGTGTTGGGTATAAAAAGGGCCACAACTCTATTATCCAATTATTTGATTGACTTGAGCAGCAGACAATAGGAGGGAAACACTCTAccccccacagcagtgtgggccTATCAAGTTAGGGTTCAGACGCCACAATCCTAGCCCATacccagagagccagcgtggtgtggtggttagagagctggactaggacccgggagacccgagttcaaatccccattcagccataaaactagctaggtgactctgggccagtcacttacctctcaggctaacctacttcacagggttgttgtgaaagagaaactcaagtatgtagtacaccgctatgggctccttggaggaagaacaggatataaatgtaattatatatatatatatatatatatatatatatatatatatatatatggatatagcaatggagtttggactagacaagtgtgctgcattaataatgaacagagggaaaataacaaaaacagaaggaatagaactgcccaatggaagcaagatcaaatacctggaagagaaagaacattacaaatacttgggcattctccaggctgataacatcgcacacactgaagttaaaagaaaaattggaagtgaatacatcaggagagttagaaaaatcctcaagtccaaactcaatggcgccaacaccatacacgccataaccacctgggctatacctgttatcagatacactgcaggaataatagactggacccaggcagagctagagacgctagatcgtaagacgaggaaaatcatgaccatcagtcatgctctgcacccccgcagtgatgtcgataggctatacctccctcgcagctcaggtgtaAGAGGAATGCTGCCagttcatcaaacagtagaggaggagaaaagaggccttgaagaatatataaaggacagtgaagaaggtgcacttcaaatggtcaataatgcgaaactattcaacaccaatgaaacaaagcaggcctacaagaaagaacaagtcaagaaccgagcagaaaaatggaaaaataagccactgcatggtcaatatttgcacaatataagtggaaaatcagatatcaccaagacctggcaatggcttaagaatggcaacttgaagaaagaaactgagggtttaatactggctgcacaagaacaggcactaagaacaaatgcaataagagcaaaagtcgaaaaatctaccacaaacagcaagtgccgcctttgtaaagaagcagatgaaaccgtggaccacctaatcagctgttgtaaaaagatcacacagactgactacaaacaaaggcatgacaaagtagcagggatgatacactggaacatctgcaaaaaatacaagctacctgtagccaaaaattggtgggaccataacattgaaaaagttgaagaaaatgaagatgtacaaatattatgggacttccgactacaaacagacaaacatctgccacacaatacaccagatataactgtagttgcgaagaaagaaaagcaagtgtaaataatcgacatagcaatactaggggatagcagaatagaagaaaaagaaatagaaaaaaatcaccaaatacaaagatctacaaattgaaattgaaaggctgtggcagaaaaagaccaaaataatcccagtggtaattgacgccctgggtgcagttccaaaagaccttgaagatcacctcaacaccataggggccacagaaatcaccaccagccaattacaaaaagcagctttaccagGAACAgcgtatattctgcgacgatacctataacaacagcaacaacattgtcaataaaattctggcatcccaggtccttgggaaagactcgatgtctggataaaacaaaccagtcaataacacctgtctgtgtaaaataataataataataataccctaaatgggcgacacaccctgactctgGCAAGAAGCAGGTGGGAACCCACTTCTGTCCCTTCACAGTCAACCCAGAGGGGTCTGGGCATTTCCATGACTTCACACCTCCCGGTCCATTGAGCCCTAGATTTTGTGTAGTCCTGGATCTGCTTCCATGGCCAACCAGCCTCCCTGGGCCGCAGAAACCTCAAGGAAGCATGTGCTCACAGGTGTTAAATCCCTTTAGCTAATCCCccagcccgcactgtccctgccaagttGTGACCAGCTAACCACTAACTAACAAGGACTCAGAACGGGGTAGGCGAAAAACCTCCAAATCCAGGCCAATGCActggaagccaaaaattcctatccagcccccaaaaggatgaccagcagagCCCGTTGTGAAcctagggatgggagggagggaaaatcttgGCTCCGAATGAGGAGTGGTGCGGGGATCAGCAGTAGCTGCattccaaaccaccaccaccccgcacccaGATGAGGCCCTGACCATTCAGGTGCCTTCCAGGGCTCATGCTCAGGTGGAGCTGAGACAAATGCCCCTCCCACAGCACAAGGCTTTAGGAGGGGCATTCTTGTTTCCCTTTCAACATCCTCCCTCTCAAACCTTCTCCCCTCCACATGCACAACCAAGACAGCAAGACCTCCTTCATTGGCCTGAGGAGGACTGATTGATATCTGGCCCCTGATCTCCAAGTTAAATTTTGTTCTCCTGAAGCTATTTTCACCAGGCTGCAGCAAGAGCTGAAGGGCAGGACGAGGGCAAGAGATCAAGGACCCTCCATTGGCCCGAAGTATACTATAAGCCATATACTCTATATGTTTCAGACCTTTGTGCCTCAAAGGTAGGACAGAATTCCCTTAACATAAATGAAGATATGCCTTTCTTTCTACCCAAATGAGAAAAGGAAAGAGTCAGTGAGCTACTATAATGTCCTGAAAGGTGCTTATGTCTGCTCTTAAACCGaaaacccatggggtggttggcagcctctgtgctctataccaccactcactctgggccactctgtgCTTTGGTGAgatacccagctgtgttcctgcttgtttgactgtgctttgattccggaccatttggactctgtttgtggaattcaaCCTCCACTTGGTTTGACTGACTGGATATTGTAACAACTCAGACTGGCTATAGTTTGGACATTGCTTACATTCTCCTTTGGACCCTTTGCCTGCTTCATGTTCCAT
Coding sequences within it:
- the LOC128331146 gene encoding olfactory receptor 8S1-like; translation: MENQTTVTYFVLLGFSYSPPVQSCLFLVFLFIYVVTLMGNIVIMMVIRGNIHLHSPMYFFLGHLSFLDVCFSSVTVPRVLMNLVTSRTISYSGCMVQTFFIFLTACTEAFLLAAMAYDRYAAICKPLYYGQIMKAAFCRGLVGGAWAVGFIHGLVNTLPVLNLMFCGQNIIRHFSCELPSLLALSCSETFMNRITSFITTSTVAGFTFFIILVSYIHIVSTVLKMQSAEAKRKTFSTCSSHLIVVVLLYSTGCFRYIRPNSASSVIADEFFSVQYSISTPMLNPIIYSLKTREVQEAIKKLMRYTPLVSRVL